ataaaagacaaaaagaaaaaagaaaaaagaaaagaagaataggaGATGGAACTGGGACTTCAATGCAggtcaggactttttttttttttgtcttgcctttttagggccccatctgcagcatatggaggttctcaccctaggggtagaactggagcagcagctgctggcctatgccacagccacaacaacacaggatccatgctGGTGTCTGCAGACCCACTGAGGGaacctggggatcaaacctgcctcctcatggatgctagtcagattcatttccactgagccacgatgagaactcccaggatttgttaaccagccagaaatggagggaagaagggatgagaaagaaaggagatcAGAGTGGCCCTTCCACCGACTGTCTGGGTTTCCCTGGGGCAGGTGGCTTCTGCATTTCtggcctcattttcctcaactgtaaaacaaAGATAATGACCCGCTTCTTGCCCTCCTGGCACGGTTAGAGATTGTCAAATGGGAGGAAGAGTGGGAGGGCAGTTTGTCATGAAGCGCTAAGAAGGTGGGCGGTTATTATCTCGGGTTACACGCGGACTCCTCCCACGCCCTTCTGCGCCCAACGCGCTGACTCCTGCCCACAGGCCCGCGGGACCTCCGCATGCTCCAGGTCTCCTACTTCCGCAGCCCCTCTCAAGTGTGGTACCAGGGCAACGCGACGCTGGGGGGTATTCTGACCCACGTGCTGGAAGGTCCAGGCCACAATGTCACGATCCAACAGCTGCAGCCCTTGCAAGAGCCGGAGAGCTGGGAACTCACAAAGAACAGCCTAGAGGCTTACCTGAAGGAGTTCCAGGGTCTGGTGCAGGTGGTGCACCAAGAGCGGGGCGTGGCCTGTGAGTGGCATGTGCAGGGGCGGGGCTGGTGGGGGCGGGTCCCTGGAGGTGGGAGGCGTGGCCTATGGGCAGCTCCTGAGGTGGGCAGGGCAGCAGGCCTTTGGAGGAGACCTGGCTCCAGTAGACTGGTGTCCTGGATGAGCGTGGGCTTTTTGCTGTGATGATTGCTGGGTGGGAGCTTGAGGCTGGAGAGGAGTGTTTGTCCCTCTTCCTGCTGGCATGACCTCGAGGTAGCCCCTATTGGGAAGCCCTGTCCCCTATCCACCCTGGTCCTCTGAAATTTCACTCCCCCCCTCCCGGGGCGAGGGATATGCCCCCACATCAGGCACCCTTTCCACACAGTCCTCTGATTCTGAATCCACCACCAACAGTTCCTCTCATCGTTCGCTGCTTGCTGGGCTGCGAGCTGCCTCCTGAGGGGTCCAGAGCCCGAGTCTTCTTCGAAGTGGCTGTGAATGGGAGCTCCTTCATGAGTTTCCAGCCAGAGACGGCCTCATGGATGGCAAGGCCTCAGGCGGCCTCCAGAGTGGTCACCTACACCGTGGAGCAGCTCAACAAGTACAATCGTACTCGGTACGAACTGCGGGAATTTCTGCAGGACACCTGTGTGCAGTACGTGCAGAAACACATCACCACGCATAACTTGAAAGGTATGATGGGATCTGGGACAGGCCTGTGTGTTGAGTGGGTTCCAGGCAAATGGATGGACCTGAAAGATGGATACCCTGAGCAAGAGGAGGTCCCGGGATGGCAGTTTGGGACAGAGTACACACACCAAACTTGTGTGAACCAGCTCCCATCCTTTGGGGAAGAAATCCCTCAGGATTTGACTCAAACCAAGGACTCCTTGGGTATGTGTCCTTCAAGCTAACTTTCTGTTATGTTCTGCAGGAAGCCAAACAGGCCGCTCCTACACGCCACTGGTCCTGGGCATCCTGGTGGGCTGTTTCATCATCGCAGGAGTGGCTCTATGCATCTTCCTGTATGTAGGTGGACGGCGGCGATGTTAATTACTCACTGGCTCCCTCTGGAAAAGAGCTACACGGACGGGGGTCTGGCAAGGGAAGATCTCAGCTCACTGCCAAACCACAGCAATTTCCCCATCTAGGACATTATATTCTAGAAGACTTGGGGTGGCAGTTCATTTCTTCTCCAAGATGTGCCCACCAAGAAtttgagggaggggagaagaggagcctAGGTAAACAGGGTACTTGGTTTGCTAAGAACCTAAGAACTTACATGCTTTGCTGAATTAGTCTGAGAAGTGAATGCATCTCCATATTCGTGGAAAATAGAGGATGGAGTTGGGGCAATGGGGGTGGTCCATGGCCCATCTACCAAAGACAGAAACACCTGAGGCCTTCAAAAGACCTAGCCAAATAAAACAAGTCTTCCACAACCCAAGTAACCAATATTCAGCGACTCCAGGTATGTCAGACTTAGGTCGGGACACTGGTACAATAAAGGTAGAATTAACCAGAGAAATGATCGAAGGGTAAAATCCAAGTAACATGGGAGCAAGGAGCTGTTCATCAatcattaataatattattaaaattacaatgttattaaaatataaattccttaCTTATGTCTATGGCGTTATTATTTCCTCTACTTTGCAAAACTTCTGGGAAAGTAGCCTGTACCCTTTGTTCTACTTCCTTATCTCCCACttactctttaacccactgcaacctGACTTCTCTATAAACTGTTCTAAGATCTTCAGTGACCTCTAATTGTGAAACCTTTGTCTACCATGATATCTACATTTCACCTGATGGACTAGGACTCATTTTACCCTAACCTCTGCGATAGCATACctcaaaaacttttttaattttttattgaagtgcagttgatttatagtgttgtattagtttctggtgtgcagtaaagtgattcagttatatgtatattctcttccatattcttctccattatggtttattacaggatattgtacatagttctatgttttgttttgttttgttttggttttgctttttagggccacacttgtggtatatggaagttcccaggctaagggtctaatcggagctgcagctgctggcctataccacagccacagcaacgagggatcccagttacatctgcaacctacgccacagttcatggcaacccctgatccttaacccactgagtgaggccagggatcaaacccaagtcctcatggatactggtcgggttcgttaaccagtgagccacaatggaaactccacggaccttattttgttcttgttgtttttgtctttttgccatttcttgggccactcccacggcatatggaggttcccaggctaggggtctaatcggagctgtagctgccagcctatgccagagccacagcaacatgggatctgagccgcatctgcaacctacaccacagttcatggcaacaccggatcgttaacccactgagcaagggcagggatcgaacccgcaacctcatggttcctagtcggatttgttaaccactgcgccacgacgggaactccatggaccttatttttttaatctagtttatatatagtaatttgtatctgctaatcccaagctcctaatttatccctctgcctttcccctctggtaaccatatatttttttctatatctgtgagtccattcctgttttgtaaataagttcatttgtatcatattttagattccactgtaagtggtatcatgtggtatatgtctttctctttcttatttcgtatttctaatttttaaaaatggttctgGCCACTTGTCAATCCCTTTGCCTATGTCATCTTACTCAATTCACCTTTGAAATGTTGGCTTTCTTAGAATTCCATTTTTTGGCTCCTTATGTCCCCCTTTAAAATATACGCTTTCCAGTGACCTACTAACTTCCACAACTTCAAATACCATTCATGTGTGGTGGTTTCTATGAGGAAGCAATGTCACAGCATCTTCGAGAGCATGTGCTTTGTCATCAGACAGACGAGTTTTACTTCTTTGAGCCAGGTATTTAACGTCTTCAATAAACAAAAGCTATAATAAAATGCGCCAAAATGGTATAACAAAAACAATACCTACCTCATGAGgcattatgaggattaaataagataagaTACGTTTATTCAATAAGTATAGCACTTGCTGCTGACTTCCAGATCCTCTCATCTGCCTCGATACTTGAAAAATCATCTCTACCTTAATACGGCACAGACATTTCAGAGTCATATTCAAAATCTTTCCCAAcctgttctctctcttctgttgTTTACTCTCAATTCAGCAGAATTACTATCAAACCATATCAATGTGGAGACCTCTTTGTGCAACTTTATTCACTCCCTCTTCATCCCCGCCTACAAAATACAATATCTATAGAATCCATTCCTGTCTTTCCACTCCCttgcttttattcaaaatatcatAAGTCATCTCTTTCTCTGTGGTAGGCATAGAGGTGTGCCACCTGGTTCTGCCTTCAAGGAAAGAGTAGCTGTTCAACTACAGGGAGTGTAGTCAGCACATAGCTTCCAGCTACTTCAGTTCCTTCAGCGTTGGCCTCATCCACAGAGAACAGCCCTGCACAAGGCCATGCCCATCCTGGAGCTCTTCTCACTCAGTGACTGAGCAAAGCAGGGGTATAAAGGTTCAGCCACTCTGGCCCACTGCAATCCGCATGAGCCGTATTCACTCCAGAGCCCCTTGCCAGGTTGGCTGGGTCTTTAtcagacctacactgcagcttgactTCCTCTATTCaatcctacttcctccccctaGTTAATAGCTTGCACTTCAAACACTGTGTCAGTATCTGCTTCCAGAAAACCCAACCTGTGACTGAcaatcactctctctctctctaaattgAGACAGTCTCTCAGTCTTTTGACTGGACTGTGGTAGTAGCCTCTTCCTAATTTTTCTCCTGGTCTCTAACTTCTGTGAGTTCTAATTCATCCTCtacatggccataaaaaatatataggtcTGATCATGTCATTGTTCCCCTTTTCAAATTTCCCATACTTATTGAACTAAGTTCAGAATCTGCAAAATGACTGTCAAGGCCTTGTACAATCTTGCCCAtcctaattttcaaattttatttcctaCCACTTCTCTTCACTCAACCCTGCTTTAGGTTTATCAActtcaaaaacatatatatatatattttttttttcttttgtccttttagtgccatacccatggcatatggaggttcccaggctaggggtttaactggagctgcagctgctggcctatgccagagccacagcaatgccagatctgaaccacatctgcaacctacaccacagctcacagcaacacccaatccttaacccactgagcaaggccagggatcaaacccacaacctcttggttcctagtcagattcatttctgctgcgccacaacgggaactcccaaaaacatatttttaaatgatagaagTAATACTACAACAGTAGCAACACAGAGGTTTACAAAGAAAgtttacaaaa
The sequence above is a segment of the Sus scrofa isolate TJ Tabasco breed Duroc chromosome 17, Sscrofa11.1, whole genome shotgun sequence genome. Coding sequences within it:
- the PROCR gene encoding endothelial protein C receptor isoform X1; the encoded protein is MLTTLLPLLPLLFLPGWALCSQKVSDGPRDLRMLQVSYFRSPSQVWYQGNATLGGILTHVLEGPGHNVTIQQLQPLQEPESWELTKNSLEAYLKEFQGLVQVVHQERGVAFPLIVRCLLGCELPPEGSRARVFFEVAVNGSSFMSFQPETASWMARPQAASRVVTYTVEQLNKYNRTRYELREFLQDTCVQYVQKHITTHNLKGSQTGRSYTPLVLGILVGCFIIAGVALCIFLYVGGRRRC
- the PROCR gene encoding endothelial protein C receptor precursor (The RefSeq protein has 1 substitution compared to this genomic sequence) gives rise to the protein MLTTLLPLLPLLFLPGRALCSQKVSDGPRDLRMLQVSYFRSPSQVWYQGNATLGGILTHVLEGPGHNVTIQQLQPLQEPESWELTKNSLEAYLKEFQGLVQVVHQERGVAFPLIVRCLLGCELPPEGSRARVFFEVAVNGSSFMSFQPETASWMARPQAASRVVTYTVEQLNKYNRTRYELREFLQDTCVQYVQKHITTHNLKGSQTGRSYTPLVLGILVGCFIIAGVALCIFLYVGGRRRC